CCAATTTCATTTATGAAATGCTACTATTTATGTTATATACTGTAGATAACCGTTGATGATAGGAACTCCCATAAATAAAGGCATATCTAAGAGTTTTTCTTAAATAAGCCTTTTTATAGCATTGTCTCGCATAGAAATAAAAATATTTTTCATTTAATAATCTACATAATAATTATCCCTGAAATAACATATATTTTTATTAATTCATTCGCTTTATATGAATATTTCGAAGTAAGACCTCCACAAAATCCTAATCAACTCATCGTAACAAAATAGAAATAGCACCAGATATTATAGATAGAATAGCAAGGATTATGCCTATTTTAGTATGTGTATTAATTAGTTGATTATATTTTTTTTGAGTTTTCTTTACGTCTTCGTTAGACACAATTTCATTTGGATTTTTATCTCCATATTCAGCATGTATATATTTTGAAAATATTTCCTTATTTTTATTTATTTTAATCATGTTATATATCATACCTAAAGAGGAAGTTAAATAAATTATAAAAGCTACCTTGTCTAATAAATTCACCCATCTCATTTTTCTCCCCCATTCCTTCATATTATTTATCTCTATGCACCATTTTCTTTTCCATAGTAAATAACCAATAACAAATCATATTAGGTAAACACTCTCTTAAATATAACAGTTCAGAGTTTGAAGCATCACAATAATTTTCATTAATATGATATATAGTGAAGAAACTCTCATTTAGCAATTCATCTTCATATTCAGTCACATCACTCGGACTTATCTTTCCAATCAGTTGCTCCATCATTTCACTTTTATCTATAGTAGAAATTAAATATCTGTTAATCAAGTCGCTCAAAACCTTTAACAGCTCTCTCTTTTTCATGCTCGTAACTCCTCTACTGATAATCCACAGTATTATACAATTGTTCAAGTATCGTGTATTTACGATTGACGAAGAATTTATGAAGAATGCGTCTTACCTTAAACATTAATCATCAAAATTGGGTTTCTTATTAAAATTTCTATTACGTAGAACAAAATTACAATCAAGTCCACTATTGTCTTCTATTGTATCTGGGTAATATCTATCAATGAAATCTCCTGTATCAACAGATTTAGGAACTCTTAAAAAGCGTGAATACATCTCCACACCCGTAGATAGTTCATCAATAATACTAAAACAGTCAATAGCCTCAATGAACTTATGATTAATCAATTCGCCATAAGGATTTGTATAATCCATTTCCATTTCTCTTGCTTTCTTTTCAGCACTCTTATAGGCATGGTCAAAGGATTGTGCCTTTATTAGGACTATAGATTCTTCATAGGTTTTATTGTTATTTGTATAGTTATTATCTATCGTATCTGGTTCTGGTTCTCCAGATATGACATTTTCAAATATAAGTTTTACACTGAACCATTGCCATTTTGAAACACTATTCTTCTTCATTCTTCTTTACCTACTTTTCTCATATTATTGGAGTACTGTTAGTTCGTATAAAATTACAAGTATGTCCTTATTCAATTATATAGAATATTAATATGAATTTCAAAGATTTAACATGAAATTTCGGTTAGCCATACTACAGCACATTTGATGAAATTTAGTGATACATTAAGTTTCACCCTTTCATCATATTATTTTTAAGGTGAATTTTCAATGAGACAATGTCATATTGACGATAAATAAAATTATTAACTCTTTATTTTCAGTGGGTTATAACCATCAAAGGATTATTACAGTATATAATATTTAAGTAGATATAAGTAAGTAAATGGATTGAATAATTAAAATATTTTACAACCAGTATAAATGTAACATAATTTGTGCAAATTGATACAAGCTATAAAAAGATAATGATTATTGGAATTTTTGAACATATTAATGATATAATACTATTAATTGAAACATCTAAACAAATAAAACGGTGAAAGGACTATACTACATAAAGATGTATAATTTTTTTAACATTATAAATAGTGACAATTAAATTAGATATAATTATAATATGTCATTAAAACTTTATTTAAGGTGGTTTTTAGATGAAAAATAAAAAATATTTTCATATAGTTGCTTTGTTAATTACCATAATGTTGTTTTCTGTATCTAAACCAATAATAGCAATTTCTTTTATATTTCTTTATATTATAGCTATAAATTATCCAACTATATTATATTATATAGCTAGTATTAAATATTCACAAAAGAAGGTTGAGGAAGCAAATAGATATTTTGATAGGGTGGATAGATGTTTTTATTCACCTACAAAGTTAAGAATATCCTACTCATATTTTTTGCTTATACAGGGGCAAGTGGATAAGGCGGAAGGGCTAATAAAATCAATTTTAAAAAAAGAAATGAATGACAATGATAAAATAAATTTAAGCTTAAATTATTCATTAGTTATGTGGAAGAAAAATGACTTAGATAAGGCTATAGATATATTAACGAAATCCTATACTGATAATAAAAACACACTAATATATCAGAATTTAGGTTATTTTTTAATATTAAAGGGAGACTATAATAAAGCTTTAGAGTTTAATCTTGAAGCATTAGACTATAACTCTTCTGATTCCGGTATAATGGACAACTTAGCACAGACCTATTATTACTTGGAAGAGTATGATAAAGCTATTGAATTATATAATGAAGTTATTTCTAAAAAGCCTACTTTCGCTACCCCATATTATTATTATGCTCTTACACTTCTAAATAAAAATAATGAAGAAAAGGCTGTTGAAATTTTAAAACAGGGATTAGATTGCAAATTTAATTCTCTTAGTATAACTACAAAAAGAGACTTAGAAGCAAAGATTTTTGAGTTAGAGACGGGTTAGAATTGTTATAAAGTTGAATAATAATTATGGTCATATTCAAATAAAAATATTTAAGTCTTAATATAATTAACCCGCAGAATCTATAAAAGATTTTCGGGTTTTATTATATTTGTTTTTTTTATTTGGTTGTACAGAAATTTATATAAATACACAAAATTATAAAGTAAAAGGTATATTGGATGTAGCAACAGATATTATTCGCTTCACTGTCAATATCTGAAAATCAATGAATTCCGCATTCTCAGAGTTTGAGAACTTTAATAAATCAAAAACCCTTCACCCTTTAATTATAGAAGTGAATCGTCTTGTTACCTTCTTAATAAAGTATAGAATTTGTAGCGTAGATAGTATATTTTTTGAAGATATGTATAGTTTTTGTAGTTGTTTTGGTTGAAATAATGGGATAAAATGGTGGTATTGGGAAAATACATTGCAGAGAAAATGTAAATAAAGGTTTTTATGGTTCTGCAATAGAGTAATAAAGATAGGGGGGAATGTAATTTTTAGAGAAGATTTAAAATGAGGTAGACATAGGAAGAATTCAGGACACATCCTGTATTAAAGAATAAAAAGAAAGGGAGTTAAAATTATGGTAAAGATTTTATCTAAAATGCGAAAAGCGGCTGTAAGTATTTCTTTATTCATTATCGTTGGAGCATATACTGGCACAGTTCCTATTTTTAGTAATGTGGTGGTGGCTGCATATGACGGCATTTATTATGTAGCAACAACAGGTGATGACTCTAATGCGGGTACCATAGACAGACCATTCAAGACAATTTCTAAAGCATCCAGTGTTTTAAAAGCAGGGGATACATGTGTAATTCGTGGAGGAGACTATCATGAGAGTATGGCGCCTGTAAATAGCGGCACTGAAGGATCTCCCATTACGTATAAATCATATCCCAATGAGACTGTAACCATAAGCGGTTGCGATTCCTTAACAGGCTGGACACTAGATCAAGGAAACACCTACAAAGCCACTATGAACTGGGATATGGGGGCTGAAAATCAG
This DNA window, taken from Clostridium estertheticum, encodes the following:
- a CDS encoding DUF4288 domain-containing protein, whose product is MKKNSVSKWQWFSVKLIFENVISGEPEPDTIDNNYTNNNKTYEESIVLIKAQSFDHAYKSAEKKAREMEMDYTNPYGELINHKFIEAIDCFSIIDELSTGVEMYSRFLRVPKSVDTGDFIDRYYPDTIEDNSGLDCNFVLRNRNFNKKPNFDD
- a CDS encoding tetratricopeptide repeat protein, with protein sequence MKNKKYFHIVALLITIMLFSVSKPIIAISFIFLYIIAINYPTILYYIASIKYSQKKVEEANRYFDRVDRCFYSPTKLRISYSYFLLIQGQVDKAEGLIKSILKKEMNDNDKINLSLNYSLVMWKKNDLDKAIDILTKSYTDNKNTLIYQNLGYFLILKGDYNKALEFNLEALDYNSSDSGIMDNLAQTYYYLEEYDKAIELYNEVISKKPTFATPYYYYALTLLNKNNEEKAVEILKQGLDCKFNSLSITTKRDLEAKIFELETG